The Odocoileus virginianus isolate 20LAN1187 ecotype Illinois chromosome 3, Ovbor_1.2, whole genome shotgun sequence genome includes a window with the following:
- the CALR gene encoding calreticulin: MLLPVPLLLGLLGLAAADPTVYFKEQFLDGDGWTERWIESKHKPDFGKFVLSSGKFYGDQEKDKGLQTSQDARFYALSARFEPFSNKGQTLVVQFTVKHEQNIDCGGGYVKLFPAGLDQTDMHGDSEYNIMFGPDICGPGTKKVHVIFNYKGKNVLINKDIRCKDDEFTHLYTLIVRPDNTYEVKIDNSQVESGSLEDDWDFLPPKKIKDPDADKPEDWDDRAKIDDPTDSKPEDWDKPEHIPDPDAKKPEDWDEEMDGEWEPPVIQNPEYKGEWKPRQIDNPDYKGIWIHPEIDNPEYSPDSNIYAYENFAVLGLDLWQVKSGTIFDNFLITNDEAYAEEFGNETWGVTKAAEKQMKDKQDEEQRLKEEEEEKKGKEEEEADKDDEEDKDEDEEDEDEKEEEEEEDAAAGQAKDEL; the protein is encoded by the exons ATGCTGCTACCCGTGCCGCTGCTGCTCGGCCTTCTCGGCCTGGCCGCCGCTGACCCCACCGTTTACTTCAAGGAGCAGTTTCTGGACGGAG ACGGGTGGACCGAGCGCTGGATCGAATCCAAACACAAACCGGATTTTGGCAAATTCGTTCTCAGTTCCGGCAAGTTCTATGGTGACCAGGAGAAAGATAAAG GCCTGCAGACTAGCCAGGATGCCCGGTTCTATGCTCTGTCGGCGAGATTCGAGCCCTTCAGCAACAAGGGTCAGACTCTGGTGGTGCAGTTCACGGTGAAACACGAGCAGAACATCGACTGTGGGGGCGGCTATGTGAAGCTGTTTCCAGCTGGTTTGGACCAGACAGACATGCACGGAGACTCCGAATACAACATCATGTTTG GTCCGGACATCTGTGGCCCCGGTACCAAGAAGGTTCATGTCATCTTCAACTACAAGGGCAAGAATGTGCTGATCAACAAGGATATCCGCTGCAAG GACGATGAATTCACCCACCTGTACACGCTGATTGTGCGGCCTGATAATACCTATGAGGTGAAGATTGACAACAGCCAGGTGGAGTCAGGCTCTTTGGAGGATGATTGGGATTTCTTGCCACCCAAGAAGATAAAGGATCCTGATGCTGATAAGCCTGAAGACTGGGACGATCGCGCCAAGATCGATGACCCCACAGACTCCAAGCCTGAG GACTGGGACAAGCCTGAGCACATTCctgaccctgatgctaagaaaccCGAGGACTGGGATGAAGAGATGGATGGAGAGTGGGAACCACCTGTTATTCAGAACCCAGAGTACAAG GGGGAGTGGAAGCCCAGGCAGATCGACAACCCAGATTACAAGGGCATTTGGATCCATCCAGAGATTGACAACCCTGAGTATTCCCCTGACAGCAACATATATGCCTATGAAAACTTCGCTGTTCTAGGCTTGGATCTTTGGCAG GTCAAGTCTGGCACCATCTTTGACAACTTCCTCATCACCAACGATGAGGCGTATGCTGAGGAGTTTGGCAACGAGACGTGGGGTGTTACAAAG GCAGCAGAAAAGCAAATGAAGGACAAGCAGGATGAAGAGCAGAGGctaaaggaagaggaggaggagaagaaaggcaaggaggaggaagaggcagacAAAGATGATGAGGAGGACAAGGATGAGGATGAGGAGGATGAagatgagaaggaagaggaggaagaagaagatgcTGCCGCTGGCCAGGCCAAGGATGAGCTGTAG
- the FARSA gene encoding phenylalanine--tRNA ligase alpha subunit, whose product MADGPVAEVLLRRLETADGGLDSAELATELGVEHQTVVGAVKSLQALGEIIETELRSSKRWELTAEGEEIAQEGSHEARVFRSIPPEGLPQSELMRLPSGKVGFSKAMSNKWIRVDKSAADGPRVFRVVDSVEDEVQRRLQLVRGGQAEKLGEKERSELRKRKLLTEVTLKTYWVSKGSAFSTSISKQETELSPEMISSGSWRDRPFKPYNFSAHGVLPDSGHLHPLLKVRSQFRQIFLEMGFTEMPTDNYIESSFWNFDALFQPQQHPARDQHDTFFLRDPAQAQQLPMDYVHRVKRTHSQGGYGSQGYKYNWKLDEARKNLLRTHTTAASARALYRLAQKKPFTPAKYFSIDRVFRNETLDATHLAEFHQIEGVVADHGLTLGHLMGVLREFFTKLGITQLRFKPAYNPYTEPSMEVFSYHQGLKKWVEVGNSGIFRPEMLLPMGLPENVSVIAWGLSLERPTMIKYGINNIRELVGHKVNLQMVYDSPLCRLDAERGPPSTQEAA is encoded by the exons ATGGCGGATGGTCCGGTGGCGGAGGTGCTGCTGCGGCGGCTGGAGACGGCCGATGGCGGCCTTGACAGCGCGGAACTGGCGACCGAGCTGGGCGTGGAGCACCAGACTGTGGTGGGCGCCGTGAAGAGCCTGCAGGCGCTGGGTGAG ATCATCGAGACTGAGCTGCGCTCCAGCAAGCGCTGGGAGCTGACTGCTGAGGGTGAGGAGATTGCCCAGGAGGGCAGCCACGAGGCCCGGGTGTTTCGCAGCATCCCCCCAGAGGGCCTGCCCCAGAGCGAGCTCATG CGACTGCCCAGTGGCAAGGTGGGCTTCAGCAAGGCCATGTCCAACAAGTGGATCCGGGTGGACAAGAGTGCTGCTGATGGGCCCCGCGTGTTCCGAGTG GTGGACAGCGTGGAGGATGAGGTGCAGCGCCGGCTCCAGCTGGTCCGGGGTGGGCAGGCTGAGAAGCTGGGAGAAAAGGAGCGGAGTGAGCTCCGGAAGCGGAAGCTGCTGACTGAAGT GACCCTGAAGACCTACTGGGTGAGCAAAGGTAGTGCCTTCAGCACCAGCATCTCTAAGCAGGAAACAGAGCTGAGCCCAGAGATGATCTCCAG CGGCTCCTGGCGGGACCGGCCCTTCAAGCCCTACAATTTCTCGGCCCACGGCGTCCTCCCCGACAGCGGCCACCTGCACCCGCTGCTCAAGGTCCGCTCCCAGTTCCGGCAGATCTTCCTGGAGATGGG GTTCACCGAGATGCCGACTGACAATTACATTGAGAGCTCCTTCTGGAACTTCGATGCACTGTTTCAGCCCCAGCAGCACCCAGCACGTGACCAGCATGACACCTTCTTCCTGCGAG ATCCAGCCCAGGCCCAGCAACTCCCAATGGACTATGTCCACCGGGTGAAGCGGACCCACTCTCAGGGCGGCTATGGCTCACAGGG GTACAAATACAACTGGAAACTGGACGAGGCTCGGAAAAACCTGCTGCGCACACACACCACAGCAGCCAGCGCCCGCGCCCTCTACCGCCTGGCCCAGAAG AAGCCCTTCACTCCAGCCAAATACTTCTCCATCGATCGAGTGTTCCGGAATGAGACCCTGGATGCCACTCACCTGGCCGAGTTCCACCAGATTGAGGGCGTCGTGGCCGACCACGGCCTCACGCTGGGCCACCTCATGGGTGTCCTGCGGGAGTTCTTCACCAAGCTGG gtatcaCCCAGCTGCGTTTTAAGCCGGCCTACAACCCCTACACCGAACCAAGCATGGAAGTATTCAGTTACCACCAAG GTCTGAAGAAGTGGGTGGAGGTTGGAAACTCTGGGATCTTCCGCCCTGAGATGCTGCTCCCCATGGGGCTCCCTGAGAATGTGTCAGTCATTGCCTGGGGTCTCTCCTTGGAGCG CCCGACGATGATCAAATATGGCATCAACAATATCCGGGAGCTGGTGGGCCACAAGGTGAACCTTCAGATGGTGTACGACAGTCCCCTGTGCCGCCTGGACGCCGAACGGGGGCCCCCTTCGACACAAGAGGCCGCGTGA